Proteins from one Chitinophaga oryzae genomic window:
- a CDS encoding aminoglycoside 6-adenylyltransferase → MTSRNETEMMNLILRVAEKDPRILAVLQDGSRSNPNVTPDIFQDFDIIYVVEDLAPFLENHHWVDVFGEQMIAQLPEDMELYPPAPELAGAFSYLLQFKDGNRIDLMMVPLEILDNFTGDSLCKVIWDKAGLFKDHPLPPASDASYIVGKPSERSFIDCCNEFWYTNAGLAKGLWRQEEILVRELGNQVVRGALLQMIDWYIGCRYNFSVNPGKFGKFYQRYLEPAVYERLLATYPAAGMQEVWKAVFTTTALFREVAGVVAAALNYQYPDHWDRDVTAYMRHVQQLPKNAAQIY, encoded by the coding sequence ATGACCAGCAGAAATGAAACGGAAATGATGAACCTGATCCTTCGCGTGGCAGAAAAAGATCCCCGGATACTGGCGGTGTTGCAGGACGGGTCACGCTCCAATCCCAACGTAACGCCGGACATTTTCCAGGACTTCGACATCATCTACGTGGTGGAAGACCTGGCCCCTTTCCTCGAAAACCACCACTGGGTAGATGTTTTTGGAGAACAAATGATAGCGCAGCTGCCGGAAGACATGGAACTGTATCCGCCGGCGCCGGAACTGGCAGGCGCTTTTTCCTACCTGCTGCAGTTTAAGGATGGCAATCGCATAGACCTGATGATGGTCCCTTTAGAGATACTGGATAACTTTACGGGAGACAGTTTGTGCAAGGTGATATGGGACAAGGCCGGATTGTTTAAAGACCATCCGCTGCCGCCTGCCAGCGATGCCAGCTACATAGTGGGAAAACCTTCGGAGCGTTCTTTTATCGATTGCTGCAATGAATTCTGGTATACCAATGCCGGCCTGGCGAAAGGCCTGTGGCGGCAGGAGGAGATACTGGTCAGGGAGCTGGGCAACCAGGTGGTCCGCGGCGCCCTGCTGCAGATGATCGACTGGTATATCGGTTGCCGTTATAACTTCTCCGTCAACCCAGGCAAGTTCGGGAAGTTCTACCAGCGCTACCTGGAACCCGCGGTATACGAAAGATTACTGGCTACCTACCCGGCTGCAGGCATGCAGGAAGTATGGAAGGCAGTATTCACCACCACCGCGCTCTTCAGGGAAGTGGCGGGCGTAGTGGCGGCAGCTTTGAATTATCAGTACCCCGACCACTGGGACAGGGACGTAACAGCGTATATGCGGCACGTACAGCAGCTGCCAAAAAACGCTGCACAGATTTATTAA